The region AGAGGGGACGCGGCAACGGCTCATTGGGCGGGAGCGGGGCTATCACGGGGTTGGCTTTGGTGGGATTTCAGTGGGGGGAATTGCCCCCAATCGCAAGTTCTTTGGTTCTCTCTTGGCGGGGGTAGATCATTTGCCCCACACCCACAACTTGGAACACAACGCCTTCAGCAAGGGGCAACCCACTTGGGGGGCACATTTAGCCGATGAGCTAGAACGCCTAGTGGCGCTCCATGATGCCTCAACAATTGCAGCGGTCATTGTCGAACCTCTCGCTGGCTCTACGGGAGTATTGATTCCGCCTCAGGGATATTTGGAACGCCTCCGTGCCATTTGCGATCGCTACGGCATCTTGCTGATCTTTGATGAAGTGATCACGGGCTTTGGCCGTCTTGGTGCCCCCTTTGCCAGCCAGTACTTTGGCGTCACGCCAGATCTCATCACTGTGGCTAAGGGTCTCACCAATGCTGCTGTGCCAATGGGAGCAGTCATTGTCCGCGATGAGATTTACGAGACCTTTATGCAAGGACCAGCGGGGCAGATTGAGTTTTTCCATGGCTACACCTATTCGGGACATCCCCTTGCCTGTGCCGCTGCCTTAGCCACCCTAGAGATTTACGAGAAAGAGGCCTTATTTGAGCGGGCGGCTTCCCTGGCACCCTATTGGCAGGAGGCCATCCACAGTCTACGGGGTCTTCCCCATGTCATTGATATTCGCAATTTGGGTTTGGTGGCCGGCATTGAATTGGCTCCCCGGGAGGGTCAAGGAGGCCCACGGGGCTATGATGCCCTCTGTCGGGCCTTTGAAGCGGGACTATTGATTCGTGTCACGGGGGACATTATTGCCCTCTCGCCGCCATTGATTGTGGAGCGATCGCACATTGATCAAATGGTGGACATTTTGAGTCGCGTTCTACAGGAACTTCCCTAGGCACCACAGCGTCAAGTCTAAAAGATCACTCTCTCTCCTTGGAGGCTTGTATGTTACGCTTCCTCCCAGTGGCGATCAGTAGCTTAGTGACACTGTTGGCGATCGCTCCTCCTAGTCGTGCTGCCTATCCCCTCTTTCCCAATCAGCCGGGGGTCGATATCTTTTTCCCGGGGCTAGGGTCTTTTGGGCGACCACGGACACCGTCATATGATCCCTACCATCCCATCATTTACCGTCCGCCGGGCCAATCAGGAACTTACATTATTGTGCCCGTGCCCTATCCACCCCGGCCGGTGATTTACCAGCCCCCCTATTCACCGGTGAACTACCCCTATTACCCCCGTTATCCATTCCCTTGCCGATAGGCAACAATACAGGAACTGAGACTAGACTCGGCTTGGGCAGCAGATCGAGAGCCGGTTCTCCTGCTACAATAGCAGCGAATTTAGCTATTTTCCTTCAAGAGAAACCTATGGCTCAGTTGGCGATCGCTCCTGTGCTATTTCACCTGGCCTTTCCGGTCAATAATCTCGCCGACACCAAGGCCTACTACATTGATGGTTTGGGGTG is a window of Thermosynechococcus vestitus BP-1 DNA encoding:
- a CDS encoding aspartate aminotransferase family protein, translated to MTLPTFVDLNLDPFWMPFTANRQFKQSPRLLVSAAGMYYRSIDGREILDGTAGLWCVNAGHCRPEIISAIAQQAATLDFAPTFQMGHPGPFQVADRLRRITPDPLNHVFFANSGSEAVDTALKIALAYHRLRGEGTRQRLIGRERGYHGVGFGGISVGGIAPNRKFFGSLLAGVDHLPHTHNLEHNAFSKGQPTWGAHLADELERLVALHDASTIAAVIVEPLAGSTGVLIPPQGYLERLRAICDRYGILLIFDEVITGFGRLGAPFASQYFGVTPDLITVAKGLTNAAVPMGAVIVRDEIYETFMQGPAGQIEFFHGYTYSGHPLACAAALATLEIYEKEALFERAASLAPYWQEAIHSLRGLPHVIDIRNLGLVAGIELAPREGQGGPRGYDALCRAFEAGLLIRVTGDIIALSPPLIVERSHIDQMVDILSRVLQELP